In a genomic window of Arvicanthis niloticus isolate mArvNil1 chromosome 8, mArvNil1.pat.X, whole genome shotgun sequence:
- the LOC117713670 gene encoding histone H2B type 1-C/E/F/G/I, with amino-acid sequence MPEPAKSAPAPKKGSKKAVTKAQKKDGKKRKRSRKESYSVYVYKVLKQVHPDTGISSKAMGIMNSFVNDIFERIAGEASRLAHYNKRSTITSREIQTAVRLLLPGELAKHAVSEGTKAVTKYTSSKILWNKFYYLSSF; translated from the coding sequence ATGCCTGAGCCTGCGAAGTCCGCTCCGGCCCCGAAGAAGGGCTCCAAGAAGGCCGTGACCAAGGCGCAGAAGAAGGACGGCAAGAAGCGCAAGCGCAGCCGCAAGGAGAGCTACTCGGTGTACGTGTACAAGGTGCTGAAGCAAGTGCACCCCGACACGGGCATCTCGTCCAAGGCCATGGGCATCATGAACTCGTTCGTGAACGACATCTTCGAGCGCATCGCGGGTGAGGCGTCGCGCCTGGCGCATTACAACAAGCGCTCGACCATCACGTCCCGGGAGATCCAGACGGCCGTGCGCCTGCTGCTGCCCGGGGAGCTGGCCAAGCACGCTGTGTCCGAGGGCACCAAGGCCGTCACCAAGTACACTAGCTCCAA
- the LOC117713671 gene encoding histone H2A type 1-B — MSGRGKQGGKARAKAKTRSSRAGLQFPVGRVHRLLRKGNYSERVGAGAPVYLAAVLEYLTAEILELAGNAARDNKKTRIIPRHLQLAIRNDEELNKLLGRVTIAQGGVLPNIQAVLLPKKTESHHKAKGK, encoded by the coding sequence ATGTCTGGACGCGGCAAACAGGGTGGCAAGGCTCGCGCCAAGGCCAAGACCCGCTCCTCCCGGGCAGGCCTGCAGTTCCCCGTCGGCCGCGTGCACCGCTTGCTCCGCAAGGGCAACTATTCAGAGCGGGTGGGCGCCGGCGCCCCGGTGTACCTGGCGGCCGTGCTGGAGTACCTGACGGCCGAGATCCTGGAGCTGGCGGGCAACGCGGCTCGCGACAACAAGAAGACGCGCATCATCCCGCGCCACCTGCAGCTGGCCATCCGCAACGACGAGGAGCTCAACAAGCTGCTGGGCCGCGTGACCATCGCGCAGGGCGGCGTCCTGCCCAACATCCAGGCCGTGCTGCTGCCCAAGAAGACCGAGAGCCACCATAAAGCCAAGGGCAAATAA